A region from the Sphaerodactylus townsendi isolate TG3544 linkage group LG01, MPM_Stown_v2.3, whole genome shotgun sequence genome encodes:
- the ZDHHC24 gene encoding probable palmitoyltransferase ZDHHC24: MAGNSWGRNAVPLCAGAVLGGALVLEVFVVLLQLRHEEGNGHEHKKGQPFPFFSLVFLLLVLGNALENARRFITASPSTRGVMLAGAGQGWDYCYSCQTHVPPRCAHCFSCNVCVLRRDHHCTILAQCLGYQNYRYFLCLLLHGAAGLLFGCLLNAKVVMLLQQEETTIHTVLLLVVPWLMLLIGQVSVPTFIYAFVTDVFMVSFLFCMGFLLFHGLLALRGQTTKEWFEENHQYDLGWRRNLQDVLGQRWYFVWLSPFISSPLPGDGITFQTKKP; this comes from the exons ATGGCTGGCAACAGCTGGGGCCGGAACGCGGTGCCCCTGTGCGCGGGGGCGGTGCTGGGGGGCGCGCTCGTTCTGGAGGTCTTCGTGGTCCTGCTGCAGCTGCGGCACGAAGAAGGCAACGGGCACGAGCACAAAAAAGGACAGCCGTTTCCGTTCTTTTCGCTGGTATTCCTGCTCCTCGTGCTCGGGAACGCGCTTGAGAATGCACGCCGCTTCATCACCGCCTCGCCCAGCACGCGGGGCGTCATGCTTGCGGGGGCGGGGCAAGGATGGGA TTACTGCTACTCCTGCCAGACCCATGTGCCTCCCCGCTGTGCCCACTGCTTCTCCTGCAATGTTTGTGTCCTGCGGCGCGACCACCATTGCACGATACTGGCCCAGTGCTTGGGCTACCAGAACTACCGATACTTCCTTTGCCTGCTACTGCACGGGGCTGCTGGGCTGCTATTTGGCTGCTTGCTCAACGCCAAAGTAGTCATGTTACTACAACAGGAGGAGACTACGATCCATACGGTCCTTCTGCTTGTTGTGCCCTGGCTTATGCTACTGATAG GCCAAGTCAGTGTCCCAACTTTCATTTATGCCTTTGTGACGGATGTCTTCATGGTGAGCTTCCTCTTCTGCATGGGTTTCCTGCTCTTCCATGGCCTGCTGGCTCTGCGTGGTCAGACAACCAAAGAATGGTTTGAAGAAAATCACCAGTATGACTTAGGATGGCGACGTAATCTTCAGGATGTCCTGGGACAGCGGTGGTACTTTGTGTGGCTCTCACCTTTCATTTCTTCCCCTTTGCCTGGGGATGGAATCACCTTCCAAACCAAGAAACCCTGA